A DNA window from Thermoproteota archaeon contains the following coding sequences:
- a CDS encoding molybdopterin-dependent oxidoreductase, whose amino-acid sequence MKVACQRDCLDGCVLILEGEGPEASVRGDPDHPVTKGFACPKALNFPHYYSSRRRVLYPHIRTENGFRRVSWDQALDVIASKLKEVMREYGPQDILIFNYSGNTGLMNFNYPLRLAYALNAYRVQYTICDEAGELALELHYGMRYGAFPEDLERAKMVVVWGANPASSSIHAYWILVDLKVGGVPIWVIDPRRTRTSLLGNYVRIKPGTDSLLAAGISWYLINEIGVDEAFISKYTVGFEEYAQHISKYTPELVEKVTGVPKGTVRELAEEYGGLKPSVTYIGVGMQKTKHGAEVVRVISLIPALVGVHRGFFFCNSSRDFDTAYLQGRHLGEDRRVNMLDVPSMLSSGRFKFLYIYNSNPAVTLPRSDLFREGMRRGDLFSVVHDVMWTETAELADVVLPATGMFEQEDFVASWWHPYLAYSPKAWEPLGESRPNWWVVQKLAGKLGMEAPELKEDPIRAFEGAVRGSRMLRVPVEEVMGRGYVRLEYLPKREYQTPSGRIEFYSSTAGGLVILPFQS is encoded by the coding sequence ATGAAAGTCGCTTGTCAGAGAGATTGCCTCGATGGTTGCGTCCTAATCTTGGAGGGTGAAGGTCCTGAGGCCTCGGTGCGCGGTGATCCCGATCACCCGGTCACCAAGGGATTCGCATGTCCAAAGGCCCTGAACTTCCCTCACTACTATTCCAGCAGAAGGAGGGTCCTCTACCCACATATCAGGACCGAAAACGGGTTCAGAAGGGTGAGCTGGGATCAGGCCCTAGACGTAATCGCCTCCAAGCTTAAGGAGGTAATGAGGGAATACGGCCCACAGGATATCCTCATATTCAACTACTCCGGCAACACTGGACTGATGAACTTCAACTATCCGCTCAGGCTTGCCTACGCCCTCAACGCCTACCGGGTGCAGTACACGATCTGCGACGAGGCTGGTGAACTCGCGCTGGAGCTTCACTACGGGATGCGCTACGGGGCCTTCCCGGAAGACCTTGAGAGGGCCAAAATGGTCGTGGTGTGGGGTGCAAACCCGGCCTCGTCCAGCATACACGCCTATTGGATCTTGGTGGATCTGAAGGTCGGGGGAGTACCCATCTGGGTGATCGATCCTAGAAGGACGAGAACATCCTTGCTGGGGAATTACGTCAGGATAAAACCGGGAACTGATTCCTTACTAGCCGCGGGCATCTCTTGGTACCTGATAAATGAGATTGGTGTGGACGAAGCCTTCATATCGAAATACACGGTGGGCTTCGAGGAGTACGCGCAACATATCTCCAAGTACACTCCCGAGCTAGTGGAGAAGGTTACCGGAGTTCCCAAGGGGACGGTAAGGGAACTGGCAGAAGAATACGGTGGGCTGAAGCCCAGCGTCACGTATATCGGTGTAGGAATGCAGAAGACAAAGCATGGGGCCGAAGTCGTCCGCGTCATTTCTTTAATACCAGCGCTGGTGGGGGTTCACAGGGGTTTCTTCTTCTGCAACTCCTCTCGGGACTTCGACACCGCTTACCTGCAGGGCAGGCATCTAGGGGAGGACAGAAGGGTCAACATGCTGGACGTTCCCTCCATGCTCTCCTCAGGTCGCTTCAAGTTCCTCTACATCTACAACTCAAATCCCGCAGTTACCCTACCTAGGTCAGACCTCTTCCGGGAGGGCATGAGGAGGGGGGACCTATTCTCCGTTGTTCACGATGTGATGTGGACCGAAACGGCGGAGCTGGCTGATGTAGTGCTCCCGGCTACCGGGATGTTCGAGCAGGAGGATTTCGTCGCCAGTTGGTGGCACCCCTATCTGGCCTACTCCCCCAAGGCCTGGGAGCCACTCGGGGAGAGCAGGCCTAACTGGTGGGTCGTCCAGAAACTAGCCGGGAAGCTGGGGATGGAGGCGCCTGAACTCAAGGAGGACCCCATCCGAGCGTTCGAAGGGGCTGTGAGGGGAAGTAGGATGCTCAGGGTACCCGTTGAGGAGGTGATGGGAAGGGGTTATGTGAGGCTGGAATACCTGCCGAAGCGCGAGTACCAAACCCCCTCCGGCAGGATAGAATTCTACAGCAGTACAGCGGGAGGCTTGGTTATTCTCCCCTTCCAGTCTTAG
- a CDS encoding DUF86 domain-containing protein: MNEDFLRAKLKDMLDAVRELQTLTSKSFDNLSKYEKLSMRYLVIQMVESALSICLHIVSELGLIASTYSECFGLLGGRIIDGRLASKLASAARLRNLLVHLYWEISDELLYESVKRGLKDFEEYAERVSRWSSSTTK, translated from the coding sequence ATGAACGAGGACTTCTTGAGGGCGAAGCTGAAGGATATGCTGGATGCGGTGAGGGAGCTGCAAACCTTGACCTCTAAATCGTTCGATAACCTTTCGAAATACGAGAAGCTGTCTATGCGTTATCTCGTGATCCAAATGGTTGAATCAGCCCTATCAATCTGTCTACACATAGTCTCAGAACTAGGTCTCATTGCTAGCACTTATTCCGAGTGTTTCGGATTGTTAGGGGGAAGAATCATAGATGGAAGGCTGGCCTCCAAGCTCGCATCGGCAGCGAGACTCAGAAACCTGCTGGTACACCTATACTGGGAGATCTCGGATGAGTTGCTTTATGAGAGCGTTAAGAGAGGCTTGAAGGATTTCGAAGAATACGCGGAGAGGGTGTCGAGATGGAGCTCAAGTACTACGAAATGA
- a CDS encoding nucleotidyltransferase domain-containing protein produces the protein MELKYYEMNEEEIRKLIEDLRAKLEAYEDIVFAYVHGSFLKGRFRDVDVAIWIKGGKVEAFHYTVEVSAELSKEFPVDLHVLNEAPVSFQYHVFTGGRLLFSKDEKIRSEAMDRALKMHLDFKELLRSLSATR, from the coding sequence ATGGAGCTCAAGTACTACGAAATGAATGAGGAAGAGATCAGGAAGCTGATTGAAGATCTCAGGGCTAAGTTAGAGGCTTACGAGGATATAGTGTTCGCCTATGTCCACGGAAGCTTCCTTAAGGGTAGATTCAGAGACGTGGATGTTGCGATCTGGATCAAGGGAGGTAAAGTAGAAGCATTCCACTACACGGTGGAGGTCTCAGCTGAACTCTCTAAGGAGTTCCCGGTAGATCTTCATGTGCTGAATGAAGCCCCTGTTTCCTTTCAATACCATGTCTTCACTGGGGGAAGGCTCTTGTTCTCGAAAGATGAGAAGATAAGGTCGGAGGCTATGGATAGGGCCCTCAAGATGCATCTAGACTTCAAGGAACTCCTCAGGTCCTTGAGTGCGACTCGCTAA